One Acetobacterium sp. KB-1 DNA segment encodes these proteins:
- a CDS encoding GIY-YIG nuclease family protein, which yields MKELIPKDEYGIFADKSPTKMIAPKQWIYIIEKEQNRVKVGVSVMPEERIKVLERAGGFKILRKRLLGPFQNSYQVECEVHRRMRCEKIISEWFSIPFETAVVVAEEVAESRGDINSKQQSESPDMAELISCFCPQYTELFEFYEALNDADIAIYKDENGKIWFESEDFGMFTAEFLNAFMKINKTRLEEDK from the coding sequence ATGAAAGAATTGATACCTAAAGATGAATACGGAATTTTTGCTGACAAATCACCCACCAAAATGATTGCGCCTAAACAATGGATATACATCATTGAAAAAGAGCAGAACCGCGTGAAGGTTGGTGTGTCGGTAATGCCAGAGGAACGAATAAAAGTTTTGGAGAGAGCTGGAGGCTTTAAAATTTTGAGGAAGCGGCTGTTGGGGCCATTTCAAAATAGTTATCAAGTGGAGTGTGAAGTGCATAGAAGAATGCGTTGTGAAAAAATAATTTCCGAATGGTTTTCAATACCATTTGAAACTGCAGTAGTTGTTGCAGAGGAGGTTGCAGAAAGCAGAGGAGATATTAATTCAAAGCAACAAAGCGAATCCCCAGATATGGCAGAACTAATTTCTTGTTTCTGCCCCCAGTACACTGAATTATTCGAGTTTTATGAAGCTCTTAATGATGCAGATATTGCTATTTATAAAGACGAGAACGGGAAGATCTGGTTTGAATCAGAAGATTTTGGTATGTTCACAGCAGAATTTTTAAATGCATTTATGAAGATTAACAAAACCAGATTAGAGGAGGACAAATAA
- a CDS encoding P27 family phage terminase small subunit, protein MAKDGTNRGGARIGAGRKSKALTEKISDGRLDGAMVLPEPASFIGADVPPVKEYLKATQKNGKNLCAEEIFNEIYLWLKERECDQLVSRHLIEQYAMSVSRWIQCEECISEYGFLAKHPTTGNAIASPYVSMSQQYLKQSNQIWYQIHQVVKENCSVAYSGGTPHDDMMERLLSGRK, encoded by the coding sequence ATGGCAAAGGACGGGACAAACCGCGGCGGAGCTCGAATTGGGGCCGGGCGGAAATCAAAGGCTCTTACAGAAAAAATAAGCGATGGCAGGCTGGATGGCGCAATGGTGCTACCCGAGCCTGCCTCTTTTATTGGAGCCGATGTTCCGCCGGTGAAAGAATACCTGAAAGCGACCCAGAAAAATGGTAAAAACCTGTGTGCAGAAGAAATCTTCAACGAAATCTATCTATGGCTGAAAGAACGGGAATGTGATCAACTGGTTAGCAGGCATCTGATTGAGCAGTACGCCATGAGCGTTTCCCGCTGGATCCAGTGTGAAGAATGTATTTCTGAATATGGATTTCTAGCCAAGCACCCTACAACTGGTAATGCCATTGCCAGTCCCTACGTTTCCATGTCCCAGCAGTATTTAAAGCAGTCCAATCAGATCTGGTATCAGATACACCAGGTCGTAAAAGAAAATTGCTCCGTTGCCTACAGCGGTGGAACTCCCCATGATGATATGATGGAGCGCCTACTGTCAGGCCGGAAATAA
- a CDS encoding helix-turn-helix transcriptional regulator, translating into MAISYKKLWKLLIDKDLKKKDLQKMAGISSASITKLGKNENVNTEIIEKICKALNCDIADIMEIVND; encoded by the coding sequence ATGGCTATCAGTTACAAAAAATTATGGAAACTTCTTATCGACAAAGACTTGAAAAAAAAAGATCTCCAGAAAATGGCAGGTATTAGTTCGGCCTCAATTACAAAGCTCGGTAAAAATGAAAATGTGAACACAGAGATTATTGAAAAAATATGTAAGGCACTTAATTGTGATATTGCTGACATCATGGAAATAGTCAATGATTAA
- a CDS encoding virulence-associated E family protein — protein sequence MRDLNIAYGNSRRAKFWSNKTIKFDELCDRLRSPIYTSETAEEYPKLPKGQRDDIKDKGGFVAGHLSGNRRQANKVACRSMLVYDLDSIEVAFLRDISSKVHNKGCYYTTHSHRADNPRARMIIPVSRDMTPDEFNAAARYYAQDNGFITMLDPCSFSPHQLMYWPTSPSNGEYLFGEMDGDWLNPDDIFAKHPNWRDCSLLPTTPKESKATDHNVKQQKDPLEKDGVVGAVCRCYTVQEVMENYLSDVYTPTADGSGRYDYIPGEGSAGVVIYEDKFAYSHHATDPAGGKLCNAFDLIRVHQFGDLDDKKSYTEAVKFWLCKDRINEQLLKEKQVKASQEFEDWTKGLQREKNGNLCNTLQNLTLILKNDDNLRAIVFNQQLDGMEIKGEVPWKHPSKYWRDADDAQLISYIDTNYGTFSDRNYKIAVTKVTDDRSYHPIREFLSALPDWDGEQRVDTILIDYLGAVDNKYVRAVTRKSFCGAVKRVLDPGCKFDSMIVLNGPQGIGKSTLISLLGGEWFSDSLSLNDTKDKTAAEKLQGYWILEIGELAGLRKAEVETLRSFISRQNDIYRAAFGKRATPHPRQCIFIGTTNAESGYLRDTTGNRRFWPVKTPGSGKKHSWELTVYDVQQIWAEVLKMVEAGEKLYLTPEEERMAKDEQRAALESDEREGLVREYLDTLLTDSWDDMDLFERRNFLSGNELGEIGKRGTVQRNQVSSMEIWCECFGKERANIGRADSNAIAAILIKLGWERMPNKTRLPMYGPQYIFVPKCVPGDVPQKL from the coding sequence ATGCGTGATTTAAATATTGCATATGGAAACAGCAGGAGAGCGAAGTTCTGGTCGAACAAGACCATAAAATTTGATGAATTGTGTGACAGGCTGCGCAGTCCGATTTATACATCGGAAACGGCAGAGGAATATCCGAAACTCCCCAAGGGTCAGCGTGATGATATTAAGGACAAGGGCGGTTTTGTGGCGGGTCATTTGAGCGGCAACCGCAGACAGGCAAACAAGGTGGCGTGCCGTTCAATGCTGGTCTATGATCTTGACAGCATTGAAGTCGCTTTTTTAAGGGACATTAGCAGTAAGGTGCATAACAAGGGCTGCTATTACACCACCCACAGTCATAGGGCAGATAATCCGAGAGCGAGAATGATTATTCCAGTTAGCCGTGATATGACACCCGATGAGTTCAATGCAGCGGCGAGATATTATGCCCAGGATAATGGGTTCATTACCATGCTTGACCCATGCTCATTCTCCCCACATCAGCTGATGTATTGGCCAACCAGTCCTTCCAATGGAGAGTACCTGTTTGGTGAGATGGATGGTGATTGGCTTAACCCCGATGATATTTTTGCAAAACACCCCAATTGGAGGGACTGTTCTCTGCTGCCCACGACACCAAAAGAAAGCAAGGCAACTGACCACAATGTGAAACAGCAGAAAGATCCGCTCGAAAAGGACGGTGTGGTTGGAGCAGTATGTCGATGCTATACGGTACAGGAGGTCATGGAGAATTATCTTTCAGATGTTTATACTCCAACAGCAGATGGATCAGGAAGATATGATTATATTCCCGGAGAAGGTTCTGCAGGCGTTGTCATCTATGAAGATAAGTTTGCATACAGCCACCATGCAACAGATCCGGCGGGAGGGAAGCTTTGTAATGCATTTGATTTAATTCGAGTTCATCAATTCGGTGATTTGGATGATAAAAAATCCTATACCGAAGCTGTAAAATTTTGGCTATGTAAGGACAGAATTAATGAGCAGCTTTTAAAGGAAAAGCAGGTAAAAGCAAGTCAGGAGTTTGAGGACTGGACGAAAGGACTTCAGCGTGAAAAGAATGGTAATCTCTGCAATACTCTTCAAAATCTGACTTTAATTCTTAAAAATGATGATAATCTTCGCGCCATTGTATTTAATCAGCAACTTGATGGGATGGAAATTAAAGGTGAGGTACCATGGAAGCATCCATCAAAATACTGGAGAGATGCAGATGATGCTCAGTTAATCAGCTACATTGATACAAACTACGGTACATTCTCGGATAGAAATTATAAGATCGCAGTAACAAAGGTAACGGACGACCGTTCCTACCATCCTATTCGAGAGTTTCTGAGTGCACTCCCTGATTGGGACGGTGAACAACGAGTAGACACTATATTAATTGATTATCTCGGTGCTGTTGACAACAAATATGTACGTGCTGTTACTAGAAAATCCTTTTGTGGAGCAGTCAAAAGAGTTTTGGATCCCGGATGCAAGTTTGACAGTATGATCGTATTGAATGGTCCGCAGGGCATTGGAAAAAGCACATTGATTTCGCTGCTAGGCGGTGAGTGGTTTTCTGACTCATTAAGTCTCAATGACACAAAAGATAAAACAGCAGCAGAAAAACTGCAAGGATATTGGATATTGGAAATTGGAGAGCTGGCTGGACTTCGCAAAGCAGAAGTAGAAACACTGCGCTCATTTATCTCTAGGCAAAATGATATTTACAGGGCAGCGTTTGGTAAGAGAGCAACACCACATCCGCGGCAGTGTATTTTTATTGGAACGACGAACGCTGAGTCCGGGTATCTTCGCGATACTACGGGAAATAGACGATTTTGGCCAGTTAAGACGCCTGGCAGTGGGAAAAAACATTCATGGGAATTGACTGTATATGATGTACAGCAAATCTGGGCAGAGGTTTTGAAAATGGTCGAAGCTGGTGAAAAACTTTACCTGACACCGGAGGAAGAGAGAATGGCAAAAGATGAGCAGCGAGCAGCTCTGGAGTCAGATGAACGTGAGGGATTGGTGCGGGAATATCTTGATACATTACTCACAGATAGCTGGGATGATATGGATTTATTTGAACGCAGGAATTTCTTAAGTGGGAATGAACTGGGTGAAATCGGTAAAAGAGGCACGGTACAGAGAAATCAGGTCAGCAGTATGGAAATCTGGTGTGAGTGTTTTGGTAAAGAAAGAGCCAATATTGGACGTGCAGATTCTAATGCCATTGCTGCAATTCTAATCAAGCTTGGTTGGGAGCGTATGCCGAATAAAACCAGGTTGCCAATGTATGGACCACAATATATTTTTGTTCCTAAATGTGTTCCTGGCGATGTTCCCCAAAAACTGTAA
- a CDS encoding sigma factor-like helix-turn-helix DNA-binding protein — MNEVMTAKEYLGQSYRLDERINSKIEQVDTLHSLACKATSTISDMPGSPSRKTHRMEDIVIKIIDLENEINADIDLLVAYKKEVPQVIESVSNMDEQMVLHYRYVHNFTWAKIGEVMGVNERTIRRWHDLAIDHIKIPKKITKI; from the coding sequence ATGAATGAGGTAATGACGGCAAAAGAATACTTGGGACAGTCTTATCGCTTAGATGAGCGTATCAATAGTAAAATTGAACAGGTTGATACACTCCACTCGCTTGCCTGCAAAGCGACCAGTACGATCAGCGATATGCCTGGCAGTCCTTCGAGAAAAACACACCGGATGGAGGATATTGTTATTAAGATCATTGATCTTGAAAATGAGATCAACGCCGATATCGATTTACTCGTGGCATACAAAAAAGAAGTTCCACAGGTAATTGAAAGTGTCAGCAACATGGATGAACAAATGGTTTTGCATTATCGTTATGTTCACAACTTTACTTGGGCTAAAATCGGGGAAGTCATGGGTGTTAATGAGCGTACCATCCGTCGATGGCATGATTTGGCAATAGATCATATAAAAATACCAAAAAAAATTACAAAAATTTAA
- a CDS encoding RNA polymerase sigma factor, which translates to MDKSENLQTNNDSKQYYIPMEVTAETIKDFGINPSDVVWTKIGNKRKKVIMISVTKEQYYEYMRPIWREDKREQRQEPMPSLDKMYEETEYETADTYDLEANVMKQVMIDELHKALDELEEIDRTIMEMYSHDHSEAEIGQAIGMSQKGVNKRKNNRSRYNLESPPPAAHISYKPEMVGQQFGWVKIISSEKRWNKKMNHCYVLTQCTGCGSIQWQLYSSLKSGKSRGCQSCSQPRQIPLWLDRRLAAAKQRCENPNDGGYHNYGARGIKFAFTSVTEAGLYLIKTFGLPPKELEIDRINNNLDYAPGNLRFVTHLENNRNKRCTVLSHFSQEYWPYVRNVVVRKLSVGLSRDEIIQDAETAVFEKRKNWKLISARLDFMTYEMPDHITVLPYRENSSTTVGMADQSER; encoded by the coding sequence ATGGACAAAAGTGAAAATCTACAGACAAACAACGACAGTAAACAGTATTACATCCCAATGGAAGTAACAGCAGAAACCATTAAAGATTTCGGCATTAACCCATCGGATGTGGTTTGGACGAAAATTGGGAACAAACGCAAGAAGGTGATTATGATTTCCGTAACTAAGGAGCAGTATTACGAGTATATGCGTCCGATTTGGCGCGAGGATAAGCGTGAACAGCGTCAGGAGCCAATGCCTTCACTGGATAAAATGTACGAGGAAACTGAGTACGAAACCGCTGATACCTATGACCTTGAAGCAAATGTTATGAAGCAGGTCATGATTGATGAGCTGCATAAGGCGCTCGATGAATTGGAAGAAATTGATCGAACCATTATGGAAATGTACAGTCATGACCATAGTGAAGCGGAAATTGGACAAGCTATTGGTATGAGCCAAAAAGGTGTCAATAAGCGTAAGAACAATCGCAGCCGATACAATTTGGAATCGCCGCCGCCAGCGGCGCACATCTCATACAAACCGGAGATGGTGGGACAACAATTCGGTTGGGTGAAGATTATTTCATCCGAGAAACGTTGGAACAAAAAAATGAATCATTGTTATGTGCTGACCCAGTGTACAGGGTGCGGAAGCATTCAGTGGCAGCTGTATTCCAGTTTAAAAAGCGGGAAATCGAGAGGTTGTCAAAGTTGTTCTCAACCAAGGCAGATTCCGCTCTGGTTGGATCGAAGACTTGCGGCAGCAAAACAACGTTGCGAAAATCCAAACGATGGAGGTTATCACAATTACGGTGCGAGAGGAATAAAATTTGCTTTTACAAGTGTTACCGAAGCTGGTCTTTATTTAATAAAAACATTTGGCTTACCACCAAAAGAGTTGGAAATCGATCGGATAAACAACAATCTGGATTATGCACCTGGCAATCTCCGTTTTGTAACACATTTAGAGAACAACAGAAACAAAAGATGTACGGTTCTCAGTCATTTTTCTCAGGAATATTGGCCTTACGTAAGAAATGTGGTTGTCCGAAAATTATCTGTGGGATTAAGCAGGGACGAAATAATTCAGGATGCCGAAACAGCAGTATTCGAAAAAAGGAAAAATTGGAAATTAATCAGTGCAAGGCTCGACTTTATGACATACGAAATGCCGGACCACATCACCGTTTTACCGTATCGGGAAAACTCGTCCACAACTGTGGGTATGGCGGATCAGTCGGAGCGCTAA
- a CDS encoding site-specific DNA-methyltransferase: protein MKKTITEMQMVETNKLVPYVNNARTHSTEQINKLRSSLREFGFINPVIIDSNHGIIAGHGRVMAAQEEGITEVPCVRVDHLTEAQKKAYIIADNRFAQDAGWDEELLRIGIESLQGADFDVSLTGFEEDEIADLFKSENDEEIQEDDFDVDEALDGQSFVEPGDVWLLGRHRLLCGDSTKYEDVATLMDGKKANLCITDPPYNCSYQGGTGMKIMNDSWSDSEKFYQFLLDALTNAYQHLADGSPIYIFHSDAEKVNFFNATVNAGFHYSTTCIWVKNALVIGRMDFQMRHEPVIYAFKDTSKHKFYGDRKQTTVWEFDKPTKSKLHPTTKPLPLIGYPMGLSSQENGIVLDLFGGSGSTLIAAEQMNRTGYLMEMDPKYASVIVKRYAALKGNTDDIKVIRNGKTLDCSALYNQDSEEFSFQDGTVNDIQKGKKNKD from the coding sequence ATGAAAAAAACAATAACTGAAATGCAAATGGTAGAAACCAATAAACTGGTCCCTTACGTGAATAATGCTCGGACGCATTCAACTGAACAAATTAATAAGCTTCGTTCCTCTCTCCGGGAGTTTGGATTTATTAATCCAGTTATCATTGATAGCAATCACGGGATAATTGCCGGACACGGCAGAGTGATGGCTGCTCAGGAAGAAGGTATTACTGAAGTACCCTGCGTACGCGTTGATCATCTGACTGAAGCTCAGAAGAAAGCCTACATCATTGCTGACAACCGATTTGCTCAGGACGCTGGCTGGGATGAAGAACTTTTAAGAATTGGAATTGAATCTTTGCAGGGGGCCGATTTCGATGTATCCCTTACCGGTTTTGAGGAAGATGAAATTGCGGATTTGTTCAAAAGCGAAAATGATGAAGAAATTCAGGAGGATGATTTTGATGTTGATGAAGCGCTGGATGGACAAAGTTTTGTAGAACCCGGCGATGTCTGGTTGTTGGGTCGTCACCGCCTTTTATGTGGAGATTCAACAAAGTATGAGGATGTAGCTACACTTATGGATGGTAAAAAAGCAAATCTGTGTATTACCGATCCACCATACAACTGCAGTTACCAGGGCGGGACCGGGATGAAAATTATGAATGACAGCTGGTCCGACAGCGAAAAGTTTTATCAATTTCTTTTAGACGCACTTACAAATGCATATCAACATCTTGCTGATGGGTCCCCGATTTATATTTTTCACTCGGATGCCGAAAAAGTTAACTTCTTTAATGCCACAGTCAATGCTGGCTTTCACTATTCGACAACCTGTATCTGGGTCAAAAATGCGCTGGTGATTGGTCGGATGGATTTTCAGATGCGCCATGAACCAGTTATTTACGCATTCAAAGATACATCAAAACACAAATTTTATGGCGACCGTAAACAGACAACCGTATGGGAATTTGACAAACCGACAAAATCAAAACTACATCCGACGACGAAACCGCTTCCTCTGATTGGTTATCCAATGGGACTTTCATCCCAAGAAAACGGAATCGTGCTGGACTTATTTGGTGGAAGCGGTTCAACCCTAATCGCAGCTGAACAGATGAACCGAACAGGGTATTTGATGGAGATGGATCCCAAATATGCCTCGGTAATTGTCAAACGATATGCAGCACTAAAAGGGAATACTGATGATATCAAAGTCATCAGAAATGGAAAGACCCTTGATTGCTCTGCGCTTTATAATCAAGATTCAGAAGAGTTTTCTTTTCAAGACGGAACCGTTAATGATATTCAGAAAGGCAAAAAAAATAAGGATTAA
- a CDS encoding helix-turn-helix transcriptional regulator: MAGEFGKFIDIKRRGRAADGGDILLKDIAKAMEMTATYLSDIIKGRRNPPEMKLLEKIANVLNLSPEERAEMFDLAGRERNEAAPDLPNYIMDEEIPHVRVALRRANDKKLGDDFWKRIVEEMDDKE, encoded by the coding sequence ATGGCTGGTGAATTCGGAAAATTCATTGATATAAAACGTCGAGGACGTGCGGCTGATGGTGGAGATATCCTATTGAAGGATATCGCAAAAGCGATGGAAATGACAGCAACATATCTCTCAGATATCATTAAAGGGAGACGGAATCCCCCCGAGATGAAATTACTTGAGAAGATTGCTAATGTACTTAATCTATCTCCAGAGGAAAGAGCAGAAATGTTTGATCTTGCTGGTCGGGAACGTAATGAAGCAGCTCCTGATCTGCCGAATTACATCATGGATGAGGAGATCCCACATGTAAGAGTTGCTTTAAGAAGAGCGAATGATAAGAAACTAGGAGACGATTTTTGGAAAAGAATTGTTGAAGAAATGGACGACAAGGAGTGA
- a CDS encoding ATP-binding protein, with protein MIFIGGIHGVGKSFFCEHVRTVLFIETHSASGLIAKQKMSSFSSDKLIPDIDDNQQYLLTAINDLNSSGKQYLLDGHFCLLNGRGRVTRIPEETFYLLRPEAIVLLTEKPEIIAERRKQRDDRSFNLNELEKFQEEEITFASEIAKTLEIPLLVSSGVDDLDRTVDFLRENIGRKNDGG; from the coding sequence ATGATTTTTATCGGGGGAATACATGGTGTCGGAAAATCGTTCTTTTGTGAGCATGTTAGAACCGTACTTTTTATCGAAACTCATTCAGCAAGCGGACTGATCGCGAAACAAAAAATGTCTTCTTTCTCGAGTGATAAATTGATTCCTGACATTGATGATAATCAACAATACTTATTGACGGCTATAAATGACCTGAATTCATCAGGAAAACAATATCTTCTTGATGGCCACTTTTGCTTACTGAATGGGCGGGGTCGGGTAACACGCATTCCTGAAGAAACTTTCTATTTATTACGTCCAGAGGCAATCGTCCTACTTACTGAAAAGCCAGAAATAATTGCAGAGAGACGAAAGCAACGTGATGATAGAAGTTTTAATCTAAATGAATTAGAAAAATTTCAAGAAGAAGAAATCACCTTCGCATCTGAAATCGCTAAAACGCTTGAGATTCCTTTGCTGGTTTCCTCTGGTGTTGATGATTTAGATAGAACGGTTGACTTTTTGCGAGAGAATATAGGAAGGAAAAATGATGGCGGGTAA
- a CDS encoding DUF4406 domain-containing protein has protein sequence MGVSMYSREGNPDPTIYGGLTSLEKPSRAYRQMVYVCSPFSGDVARNIENARKYSRFVVEQGCIPITPHLLFPQFLNDNDLTERELGLHFGNVLMDHCSEVWVFGEIISDGMDSEIKRARRKNIKLRYFSSDLKEVINHA, from the coding sequence GTGGGTGTGAGCATGTATAGCCGCGAAGGCAATCCTGATCCGACTATTTACGGTGGTTTAACCAGTCTTGAAAAACCATCAAGAGCGTACAGACAGATGGTGTATGTATGCTCCCCTTTTTCTGGGGATGTTGCCCGGAACATTGAAAATGCACGAAAGTACAGCCGGTTCGTTGTAGAGCAGGGATGTATACCAATTACACCGCATTTGCTGTTTCCGCAGTTTCTTAATGATAATGACTTGACGGAGCGAGAACTGGGCCTGCATTTTGGGAATGTGCTGATGGACCATTGCAGTGAGGTGTGGGTGTTCGGAGAAATCATATCAGACGGAATGGATTCTGAAATAAAAAGAGCCCGAAGAAAAAATATCAAACTGCGTTATTTTAGCAGTGATTTGAAGGAGGTAATCAATCATGCGTGA
- a CDS encoding VRR-NUC domain-containing protein — protein sequence MREKTIEQKLVKAVKKNDGICPKLTSPGFDGMPDRLVLLPFGRIAFVEVKASGEKPRPLQLARHGMLQQLGFRVYVLDDEKQIGEMLDEIGGDAE from the coding sequence ATGCGAGAAAAAACGATTGAACAAAAACTTGTAAAGGCGGTTAAAAAGAATGATGGGATTTGCCCCAAGTTGACTTCACCAGGTTTCGATGGTATGCCAGACCGTTTGGTGCTTCTTCCTTTTGGAAGGATTGCCTTTGTAGAGGTAAAAGCATCTGGAGAAAAGCCACGACCATTGCAGCTGGCAAGGCATGGTATGTTACAGCAACTCGGCTTTCGAGTGTATGTGTTGGATGATGAGAAACAGATTGGAGAAATGCTTGATGAGATTGGAGGTGATGCCGAATGA
- a CDS encoding HNH endonuclease, producing the protein MPRKPKRPCSHPGCGELTDGRFCEKHQKLYDQQYNKYDRDPETRKRYGWAWKKIRNKYIKNNPLCEQCIKEGRLTPAQEVHHIKPLSKGGTHDEKNLMSLCSSCHSTITAREGGRWGVQNR; encoded by the coding sequence ATACCAAGAAAACCAAAGCGCCCTTGCAGTCATCCTGGTTGTGGTGAATTAACGGACGGACGATTTTGTGAGAAGCATCAAAAATTGTATGACCAACAATACAATAAGTACGACCGCGATCCAGAAACACGGAAACGCTACGGCTGGGCCTGGAAGAAAATCAGAAACAAATACATTAAAAACAATCCGCTCTGTGAGCAGTGTATAAAAGAAGGACGGCTAACCCCGGCACAAGAAGTTCATCACATCAAGCCCCTGTCAAAAGGTGGTACCCACGATGAGAAGAATCTTATGTCCCTATGTAGCAGTTGTCACTCAACCATAACCGCCAGAGAAGGCGGCCGATGGGGGGTGCAAAATCGCTAA
- a CDS encoding ImmA/IrrE family metallo-endopeptidase, with protein MPSNGNLKDYVPRISKAEFDQEATKFLSTYYPEALVIPMAVPIEEIAKKKLGLTVVERRLTEDFSILGQMCFTGGLAEIYERDNDEYREVRVKPGTMIIDPDTLTLRNLGSKRNTVAHECVHWVKHRNYHILASVIEGNTAVAFRCPVDIKNDDYSAEWTDEDWMEWQANGIAPRILMPKDMVEIVFDRKLAESNENPFIAANLLSPRRWIIEQIADFFQVSKQSTEIRLIELGHLLQ; from the coding sequence ATGCCTTCAAATGGAAATCTAAAAGATTATGTACCTCGTATAAGCAAGGCTGAATTTGATCAAGAGGCCACGAAATTCCTGTCAACTTACTATCCAGAAGCGCTCGTGATACCGATGGCGGTACCGATTGAAGAGATTGCAAAAAAGAAGCTGGGACTTACAGTCGTTGAAAGACGTCTCACTGAAGATTTCAGTATATTGGGACAGATGTGCTTCACTGGAGGATTGGCTGAAATCTATGAACGTGATAACGATGAATATAGAGAAGTAAGAGTTAAGCCGGGGACAATGATTATTGACCCAGATACTCTTACACTTCGTAATCTTGGCAGCAAACGAAATACCGTTGCCCATGAATGTGTTCATTGGGTCAAACATAGGAATTATCACATTTTAGCGAGTGTTATTGAAGGAAACACCGCTGTTGCCTTTCGATGTCCGGTTGACATTAAGAACGATGATTACAGTGCTGAATGGACCGATGAAGATTGGATGGAATGGCAAGCAAATGGAATTGCGCCACGTATACTTATGCCTAAAGATATGGTAGAAATCGTATTCGACAGAAAACTGGCAGAGAGTAATGAAAATCCTTTTATTGCAGCAAATCTCTTATCGCCTAGACGTTGGATTATAGAGCAGATCGCTGATTTCTTTCAGGTCTCAAAACAATCTACTGAAATAAGACTAATTGAATTGGGGCATTTACTACAATAG